ctggggcaGAAGGAGCCGTGCTCCGCCTGCCTCAGGCCCCTGCAGGCCCACCGGTAACAGCGGGGTGGGGACCTGCCGCAGCACCAAACCTTCGGATTCAAAGGCCTTGGGGGGTCCAAGTGGCGAAAGGCAGGGAGCCCCCACCGCTCTGGGCTCCTGACAGCGCAACAGCTCGGGCTCCGGGGAATTGCCCTGGCGCAGCTCGAAGGAATCAAAGGGCTCCAGGGCTGACTCCTGCCACTCAGAGGAAGACGACGACGAGGTGGGGCACGAGGGGGGAGCAGCTGAATAGGCCTGGCCTGGGGAGCCTGGGCCTGGGGAAAAGGCAGGGCTGGAGGTAGCCAGGGGACCCGCATTGGTGGTGGGCCCAGAAGAGGAGGCTGCTGAAGGGCCTGAGGAGTAGACAGGCCCCGAAAAGGGGTTGAGAGCTCCAAACGGAGCAAAGCGTTTCTGGGGGTGAGAGGGCTTGAGCAGAGGCGGGCAGCTGTGGTACGCCTGAACGGGGGTGTCAGCCCCCAGGAGGGAGGTGGCTCGACTGCTCAGAGGCTCTGCAAGGGCCCGGGCGGCCTGGCTGGGCTGCGTGGTCGAGGGCAGGGGTCCCGGGGGTGGGCGGCTGGACGACTCGCCCGCCTTGCAGTCTCCCCAGGTGCACGGGTAGCAATAAAGGGAGTAGGCGTCCGGGGACGGAGAGCCGCTGCCGCTGCGGGAACCTGTCCTGTGGGCAGAGAGCAAGACACGCACGGAAAGGTAAGCCAGTGCAAGAGGGAAACGCCACAGGCTCCTAGGGCACAGCACAGCGCTCCGCCAGGCCAGAGACTGCCACTCGGATCTCAGGAATGCCTGCTCGCGCCCCAGCCCCCAAGGCCCGAGACCACCACCTCCCCACCGGCCCCGGGTCTGCCCATGTCTGTCCTCCAGCCTCTCCCACCCcaagaaaaattaaactaaactGAATTACATAAACACTTTAATAGAGCAAGGAGCAGTCCCTGTGGCCGATCCCAGGCTGGAGGGAACCTGAGCAGGGTTCCCATCCACTCGCCGGGAACAAGCTGAAGCAGCAAGGTGGAAAGCAAAGCTGCGGCCCATCCGATCTGAACGGCAGGCCTGGACTCTTCCTCCCTTGGCTCTGGCTCCCCTCTCCCGGCCATTCCCCTCCTCAGTGCCCCTCAGGAGGACCCAGCACCAAGAGAAGGCAGGGGCTCACCCATCCTGGAGGCCAGATGAGTAGTAGGAGAGGCTGGAGCTAGGTGAGTGGACAGGCTGCAGCTTGGGGAACCGTGGGGGCACCGGGGGGCTGCCCGAGAGCCGGCCGCTGCCATTGCCGCCCCGGGGAGGCACAGGGGGGGCATTGAGCAGGCGGCACTCCTCCTTCACCTGCAAGCAGAAGGCCATGACTCCACACCCTGTCCCAAGCAGTGGACTCTCCTAATTCTCCCTTTCCCAAGCAGCTGGGTGAGGAGGGTGTCTGGGCCTGACCCTTTGCCATGAGACTGCCTTTGCCTTACCTCCAACTactcacccaccccacccctggtaGCCTCTCCAGCCTGTCACTCTGAGAGAGCCCACATACACCATCTCCCACGGCCTTGGAAATCCATCGTGAGTGTAAGAGAATACAGAAGTAGATCAAAACAGGTTAGTCAACCTAGTCccttaaggaaaaggaaagtggggggcgcctggttggctcagtgggttgaagcctctgccttcagctcaggtcatgatctcagggtcctgggatcgagccccgcatcgggctctctgcttggtggggagcctgcttccccctctctctctgcctgtctctctacctacttgtgatctctgcctgtcaaataaataaatcttaaaaaaaaaaaggaaaaggaaagtggTATTgacagggagaagaaagggaaggacaaGTATCTGCCATCTGTACCCCTTCTTTATAGGTCAAATACTCAAAGTGGACTTGGACTCTCAGAGCTGTTAATAGCTATAGCCCATTTCTGTGGACAAGTATGGTTGGGAAGTTCTGTGTTAGGCATAAACAGGGTTCCTTggtgcaggacttctcagagcctttaataaACCAAAGTTCTGTGGCTCCAAAGTGAGAGGGGGAGCTAGGAATCATCACTACATATTTCTAGATTTATTCCATCATGAGACCTTCTTTTCACTTACAACTTAAAGGATTCCTGgatcgcttctcagccttttggctaagatcaagtgtagtatctgttcttatcagtttaaaGGATTCCTGTTCTGTGGGACCTTCAGAGCCCATCCCAAATTCTTTCAAGCTAAAGACCTACTAGCATCTTTATCTCCAGAATTTCCAATGCCACAGCCTCTAGCATCCTTTACTACAAATATGCTCTTATGTCTTTCCCCTTGTTCTTCTCCCCTTCGCCTGCCTACCCCCCATCCCGTCACACACTCCAGAAGCAGGAGCCTAGGGCTCAGGAGAACTTGCCTCTGGCTGGCCACCTCCGTCCCCTGAGAAGAGCGAGCCCCCAGCTCGGCTCCTTGCCTCCCACCCTTCCGGCCTACATCACGGCCACTCACCGCCTCGGACTTGGGGGGGACGGGAGGCGGCGGTGCCTCAGGCTCCAGGCGGGACGGCCCGGGGGCTGCGAAGGAGATAAGGTCGGGCCCCGGGGGCGGCCGCGCCCGGCCCTCTGCGAGGCCTTCGGCAGCCTGGTGCGTCCACAGCTCCTCGTAGGGGATCTCTGCGGGCGTCCCGGCGGGATCCTGCGCGCCCGCCCAGTCCGGGCTCACGTACTCCTGGTCGCCATCGCCGGGCGGGCCGGGGGCGCGCGCGAGGGCTGGGGCGCGCGGGGGCGCGGGCAGACAGAGGCGCGCACGGCGCGGGCTGGCGCAGTCGTCGGTGAGTTCGGCCGGGGCCTCGCGCACGGCCGTGGAGTACTCGTCCGGGTCGAAGCGCTCGCGGCAGTAGGAGGCGCTGTCGCGCACCAGGCGCTCCACGCGCGGGTCCCCGGCCAGCAGGCCCTGCGGCAGCGCGAAGCGCGGCGTGTCGGTGAGCAGCAGGAAGTGC
This genomic interval from Mustela lutreola isolate mMusLut2 chromosome 9, mMusLut2.pri, whole genome shotgun sequence contains the following:
- the GAREM2 gene encoding GRB2-associated and regulator of MAPK protein 2 isoform X1, which produces MEKLAAGLAGLRWSMGAFPLDLIVSRCRLPTLACLGPGEYAEGVSERDILLIHSCRQWTTVTAHTLEEGHYVIGPKIDIPLQYPGKFKLLEQARDVREPVRYFSSVEEVASVFPDRIFVMEAITFSVKVVSGEFSEDSEVYNFTLHAGDELTLMGQAEILCAKTTKERSRFTTLLRKLGRAGALAGVGGSSGPGGAGATGGSTRAIKGKMPCLICMNHRTNESLSLPFQCQGRFSTRSPLELQMQEGEHTVRAIIERVRLPVNVLVPSRPPRNPYDLHPVREGHCYKLVSIISKTVVLGLALRREGPAPLHFLLLTDTPRFALPQGLLAGDPRVERLVRDSASYCRERFDPDEYSTAVREAPAELTDDCASPRRARLCLPAPPRAPALARAPGPPGDGDQEYVSPDWAGAQDPAGTPAEIPYEELWTHQAAEGLAEGRARPPPGPDLISFAAPGPSRLEPEAPPPPVPPKSEAVKEECRLLNAPPVPPRGGNGSGRLSGSPPVPPRFPKLQPVHSPSSSLSYYSSGLQDGTGSRSGSGSPSPDAYSLYCYPCTWGDCKAGESSSRPPPGPLPSTTQPSQAARALAEPLSSRATSLLGADTPVQAYHSCPPLLKPSHPQKRFAPFGALNPFSGPVYSSGPSAASSSGPTTNAGPLATSSPAFSPGPGSPGQAYSAAPPSCPTSSSSSSEWQESALEPFDSFELRQGNSPEPELLRCQEPRAVGAPCLSPLGPPKAFESEGLVLRQVPTPLLPVGLQGPEAGGARLLLPQGRLEGPPASPREGAAGWGGRDASSWQPPADLSALSLEEVSRSLRFIGLSEDVVSFFARERIDGSIFVQLSEDILADDFHLTKLQVKKIMQFIKGWRPKI
- the GAREM2 gene encoding GRB2-associated and regulator of MAPK protein 2 isoform X2 — encoded protein: MEAITFSVKVVSGEFSEDSEVYNFTLHAGDELTLMGQAEILCAKTTKERSRFTTLLRKLGRAGALAGVGGSSGPGGAGATGGSTRAIKGKMPCLICMNHRTNESLSLPFQCQGRFSTRSPLELQMQEGEHTVRAIIERVRLPVNVLVPSRPPRNPYDLHPVREGHCYKLVSIISKTVVLGLALRREGPAPLHFLLLTDTPRFALPQGLLAGDPRVERLVRDSASYCRERFDPDEYSTAVREAPAELTDDCASPRRARLCLPAPPRAPALARAPGPPGDGDQEYVSPDWAGAQDPAGTPAEIPYEELWTHQAAEGLAEGRARPPPGPDLISFAAPGPSRLEPEAPPPPVPPKSEAVKEECRLLNAPPVPPRGGNGSGRLSGSPPVPPRFPKLQPVHSPSSSLSYYSSGLQDGTGSRSGSGSPSPDAYSLYCYPCTWGDCKAGESSSRPPPGPLPSTTQPSQAARALAEPLSSRATSLLGADTPVQAYHSCPPLLKPSHPQKRFAPFGALNPFSGPVYSSGPSAASSSGPTTNAGPLATSSPAFSPGPGSPGQAYSAAPPSCPTSSSSSSEWQESALEPFDSFELRQGNSPEPELLRCQEPRAVGAPCLSPLGPPKAFESEGLVLRQVPTPLLPVGLQGPEAGGARLLLPQGRLEGPPASPREGAAGWGGRDASSWQPPADLSALSLEEVSRSLRFIGLSEDVVSFFARERIDGSIFVQLSEDILADDFHLTKLQVKKIMQFIKGWRPKI